A single Salmo trutta chromosome 14, fSalTru1.1, whole genome shotgun sequence DNA region contains:
- the LOC115207837 gene encoding GTP-binding protein Rheb has product MPQPKYRKIAVIGYRSVGKSSLTIQFVEGQFVDSYDPTIENTFNKMVSVNGQDFNLQLVDTAGQDEYSIFPQSHSMDIHGYVLVYAVTSMKSFEVVQVLHDKLLDMVGKIQVPTVLVGNKKDLHMERVIKPEEGKKLADSWGAAFMESSAKENETAVELFKRIILEMERADGNVASEDKKCAVM; this is encoded by the exons ATGCCTCAACCAAAATACAGGAAGATTGCTGTGATTGGGTACAGATCTGTAG GAAAGTCTTCTCTCACAATACAGTTCGTGGAAGGACAGTTCGTAGATTCATATGACCCTACCATTGAAAACA CCTTCAACAAAATGGTGTCTGTCAACGGTCAAGACTTCAATCTTCAGTTGGTCGATACTGCGGGTCAG GACGAGTACTCTATTTTCCCTCAGTCTCATTCAATGGATATCCATGGTTATGTCTTGGTCTACGCAGTGACTTCCATGAAAAG TTTTGAAGTTGTTCAGGTTCTTCATGACAAGCTTCTAGATATGGTTGGGAAAATACA GGTGCCAACTGTTCTTGTTGGGAACAAAAAAGATCTCCACATGGAAAG GGTGATCAAGCCAGAAGAAGGGAAGAAGCTGGCCGACTCATGGGGAGCAGCGTTCATGGAGTCTTCTGCCAAGGAGAACGAG ACCGCTGTAGAGTTATTCAAGCGGATCATTCTGGAGATGGAAAGGGCGGATGGGAACGTTGCCTCAGAAGATAAGAAGTGTGCTGTGATGTAA